One stretch of Hydrogenovibrio kuenenii DSM 12350 DNA includes these proteins:
- the bioC gene encoding malonyl-ACP O-methyltransferase BioC — protein MQHFSRDHIQHHFDHAATTYDDAAILQKQVAEHLDERLELVQMQPKTILDIGAGTGILTAKMRQRYPDCKLIAIDLSANMLAKAEQKLHQQFPPSLWQKTKSAFGIQDNPIEFIQADANQVPLDDGSVDLIVTNLMLQWCDDLDAVFKEFRRLLRPDGLLMMTTFGPDTLKELRQAWSKVDDQQHVNTFIDMHDIGDALIRNGFGQPVMDVEHFTLTYDKPIGVLKDLKAIGATSAHKNRQAGLMGKQHFTHMLEAYEEFRQEGKVPATYEVVHGHAWAAQEVFKGPDRDRNGLVEISLDDFKNQAKQLRR, from the coding sequence TTCGACCATGCCGCCACCACTTACGATGACGCTGCTATTTTGCAAAAGCAGGTCGCAGAGCACTTGGATGAACGTCTCGAGCTGGTACAAATGCAACCCAAAACCATACTGGATATTGGTGCCGGCACAGGTATTTTGACCGCTAAAATGCGTCAACGTTACCCCGACTGCAAGTTGATTGCCATTGACTTGTCTGCCAATATGCTGGCAAAAGCCGAACAAAAACTACATCAGCAATTCCCACCTTCTCTGTGGCAAAAAACCAAGTCTGCATTCGGCATACAAGACAATCCAATAGAATTTATTCAAGCAGATGCCAATCAAGTCCCTTTAGACGATGGCAGTGTAGACTTGATCGTCACCAATCTCATGTTGCAATGGTGCGATGATTTAGATGCCGTATTTAAAGAATTCCGTCGTTTATTAAGACCTGATGGACTTTTGATGATGACAACTTTCGGCCCTGACACTTTAAAAGAATTGCGCCAAGCTTGGTCAAAAGTAGATGATCAACAGCACGTGAATACCTTTATCGATATGCATGATATCGGCGATGCATTGATTCGAAATGGTTTTGGACAGCCCGTCATGGATGTTGAACACTTTACGCTGACCTATGACAAACCAATTGGCGTACTCAAAGACTTAAAAGCGATTGGTGCTACCAGCGCCCATAAAAACCGCCAGGCTGGGTTAATGGGAAAACAGCACTTTACGCATATGTTAGAAGCCTACGAAGAATTTCGTCAAGAAGGCAAAGTGCCCGCAACCTATGAAGTGGTTCACGGTCATGCCTGGGCGGCACAAGAAGTTTTCAAAGGACCGGATCGAGACCGTAACGGCTTAGTCGAAATTAGCTTGGATGATTTTAAAAACCAGGCTAAACAGCTTCGTCGTTAA
- a CDS encoding methyl-accepting chemotaxis protein, protein MRDNSPVTQKEFVIPDDYILVSETDLKGTITYANEHFLEISGYSWEELEGQPHNLIRHPDVPPIVFKDLWDTLKKGQSWHQYVKNRRNNGDHYWVEANVAPIVKNGEVVGYKSIRNPIKRDLIPQVEKAYKKLADGSLVIQRGAVMTRWAERIQRLSLLPKKSILGKTMVPLVIMAIMWSIVLQVYLQQVADNMYTSSVHERQSLLIDNLNAKIQSQSQIALTNAVGLAGNSALIYGLHDHQQTVVWQILQVNYQQYVKRSQMNNIGLAVFDANMKKVSNSGVPISVTSMPDHLTTDVVSQPEGAFIQAKVPVLFGDKKIGLVVFNLPLTQMVKLEQNRDHQYAVFHLDNNQWTPTKGFEKSPVNSQIQQANLTSLQDKGYQVVGDRVLVVDPLKHDGKMIGMQVISESTGALNKVLHDSYFMIYVAQAAMSGGFILLLLQIFWRMRSLVLKPLKNLTEKLKIASEDGSLSVRADVYSPDEIGRMGDSFNHYVTEIQHLMMSVSDMIDTLSKGQLDNRIETDVEGDLNILKNNVNTSADNIQTVIQELKRAIHAIKVAEYHFETDSKFHGEFGVMVSELKSAMDDTFSAVSGINATMKAISEGNFSQRLNVDLVGELASLKENINSSLNQLEKGISETVEVLVAQSEGDLTQRVQGTYSGKLGVMSEAVNTSLDNISSAISELMAASNTVNTASEQIAEGSANLSGRIQNQAQTLQETVASMENITTMVRQNAENAQEAAKLASSAKEQADNGSAVMNRTKNAMSEVSASSQKISEIIGLIDAIAFQTNLLALNAAVEAARAGEHGRGFAVVAGEVRSLAGKSADAAKEIRQLIEDTSGQISQSVELVDESNKEFLTIVDVLMKMYEFIGQIAQANQEQTLSVDQVNVAMEGMDKVTQQNATLVKETAEAANMLSGEAVEMKKQVSFFDTKSGELGVGMSRSHAVMDSFRIEAPQSEVSVWDIALAERSVRTWVNKLQAYINELGNISREDLSENQMLVDWLHGQGRDSVGHYPEFKLLEQLYPTLRAEVLKTFDLQDAGQREEAHIHFIVVKEMSNSILDLIRALETSRQNA, encoded by the coding sequence GTGCGTGATAATTCTCCTGTAACGCAAAAAGAGTTTGTGATTCCTGATGATTATATTTTGGTATCCGAAACGGATTTAAAAGGAACCATTACCTACGCAAACGAGCATTTTTTGGAAATTAGTGGTTATAGCTGGGAAGAGTTGGAAGGCCAACCGCACAATCTTATTCGTCATCCTGACGTGCCACCAATTGTTTTTAAAGACTTGTGGGACACACTAAAAAAAGGCCAGTCCTGGCATCAATATGTGAAAAACCGTCGAAATAATGGCGATCATTATTGGGTAGAAGCCAATGTTGCGCCTATAGTGAAAAATGGCGAAGTTGTTGGTTATAAATCTATTCGAAATCCGATTAAACGTGACCTTATTCCTCAGGTAGAGAAAGCTTATAAGAAGCTAGCAGATGGCAGCTTGGTCATTCAACGTGGCGCGGTTATGACGCGTTGGGCAGAAAGAATTCAACGTTTGAGCCTATTACCGAAAAAAAGCATTCTTGGAAAAACCATGGTACCGTTGGTAATAATGGCGATTATGTGGAGTATTGTGCTGCAGGTTTATCTGCAACAAGTTGCTGATAATATGTATACCAGCAGTGTGCATGAACGTCAGTCTTTATTGATTGATAATCTAAATGCCAAGATTCAAAGTCAGTCTCAGATAGCGTTGACGAATGCAGTTGGGCTTGCCGGTAACTCAGCACTGATTTATGGGTTGCATGATCATCAACAAACGGTTGTTTGGCAAATTCTACAAGTGAACTATCAGCAATACGTTAAACGCTCTCAAATGAATAATATTGGTTTAGCCGTGTTTGATGCCAATATGAAAAAAGTGTCTAACAGCGGCGTACCTATTTCGGTAACTAGCATGCCGGATCATTTAACTACGGATGTTGTTTCCCAGCCAGAAGGTGCCTTTATTCAAGCAAAAGTCCCCGTCTTGTTTGGCGATAAGAAAATTGGTTTGGTGGTGTTTAATTTGCCATTAACGCAAATGGTTAAACTGGAGCAAAACCGAGATCATCAATATGCCGTTTTCCATTTGGATAATAATCAATGGACCCCTACAAAAGGTTTTGAGAAGTCTCCTGTCAATAGTCAAATTCAACAAGCAAATCTTACTTCTTTACAAGATAAGGGGTACCAAGTTGTTGGTGATCGTGTGTTGGTTGTAGATCCTTTAAAGCATGACGGCAAAATGATTGGCATGCAGGTTATTTCCGAATCAACGGGCGCTTTGAATAAAGTACTGCATGACAGCTACTTTATGATTTATGTTGCTCAGGCAGCTATGTCTGGCGGGTTTATTTTGTTATTGCTTCAAATTTTCTGGCGGATGAGAAGCCTGGTATTGAAGCCACTGAAAAACCTAACAGAAAAACTCAAAATTGCTTCTGAAGATGGTTCTCTTTCTGTTCGAGCAGATGTTTATTCGCCTGATGAAATAGGGCGTATGGGTGACAGTTTTAACCATTATGTTACGGAAATTCAGCACTTGATGATGAGTGTTTCCGATATGATCGACACCCTTTCTAAAGGTCAGTTAGATAACCGTATAGAAACCGATGTTGAAGGGGATTTGAATATCCTTAAGAACAACGTGAATACGTCAGCAGATAATATTCAAACCGTGATTCAGGAATTGAAGCGCGCGATTCATGCCATCAAGGTCGCAGAATATCATTTTGAAACTGACTCGAAATTCCATGGTGAATTTGGCGTTATGGTCAGTGAGCTGAAATCGGCGATGGACGATACGTTTAGTGCGGTAAGTGGTATTAACGCAACCATGAAAGCCATCTCTGAGGGTAACTTCTCTCAAAGGCTCAATGTTGATCTTGTTGGTGAACTGGCCAGCTTAAAAGAGAATATCAATTCGTCATTGAATCAATTGGAAAAAGGGATATCTGAGACGGTAGAAGTCTTGGTGGCGCAATCTGAAGGGGATCTGACCCAAAGAGTTCAAGGTACTTACAGTGGTAAACTCGGTGTTATGTCTGAGGCTGTGAATACGTCATTGGATAATATCTCTAGTGCAATTTCTGAATTGATGGCAGCATCCAATACTGTTAATACCGCTTCTGAGCAAATTGCAGAAGGGTCTGCAAACCTATCGGGTCGAATTCAAAATCAAGCGCAAACGCTACAAGAAACCGTTGCTTCGATGGAAAATATTACCACCATGGTTCGTCAGAATGCGGAAAATGCCCAGGAAGCTGCTAAGTTGGCAAGCTCTGCTAAAGAGCAGGCAGATAACGGTTCCGCCGTTATGAACCGCACTAAAAACGCCATGTCTGAAGTGTCGGCTTCCAGCCAGAAAATTTCTGAAATCATCGGCTTGATTGATGCCATCGCTTTTCAAACCAATCTTTTGGCATTGAATGCCGCTGTAGAAGCGGCTAGAGCCGGTGAGCATGGACGAGGTTTTGCCGTTGTTGCGGGTGAAGTCCGTTCTTTAGCTGGAAAGTCGGCTGATGCGGCAAAAGAAATTCGCCAGTTGATCGAAGATACCTCAGGACAAATTTCACAGAGCGTTGAACTGGTGGATGAATCCAATAAAGAGTTTTTGACCATCGTTGATGTCTTGATGAAGATGTATGAGTTTATCGGACAAATTGCGCAGGCGAACCAAGAGCAGACATTAAGTGTCGATCAGGTGAATGTCGCGATGGAAGGCATGGATAAAGTGACCCAACAAAATGCAACCTTGGTCAAAGAAACAGCAGAAGCTGCCAATATGTTGAGTGGTGAAGCGGTTGAGATGAAGAAGCAAGTAAGTTTCTTCGATACCAAATCGGGTGAGTTGGGTGTGGGTATGAGTCGTAGCCATGCCGTTATGGATAGCTTCAGAATTGAGGCACCACAATCAGAAGTGAGTGTGTGGGATATTGCCCTAGCTGAAAGGTCGGTTAGAACTTGGGTGAACAAGCTACAAGCTTATATTAATGAGCTTGGTAATATCAGTCGAGAAGACTTGTCTGAAAACCAAATGCTGGTTGATTGGTTACATGGTCAAGGTAGGGATAGTGTTGGTCATTATCCTGAGTTTAAACTGCTGGAACAGCTCTATCCGACATTACGTGCAGAAGTGTTAAAAACGTTTGATCTACAAGATGCTGGCCAGCGTGAGGAAGCGCATATTCACTTTATTGTTGTGAAAGAGATGTCTAACAGTATTTTAGATTTGATTCGCGCTTTGGAGACTTCACGACAAAATGCTTAG
- a CDS encoding TIGR03545 family protein → MTQQNNQTENTPKPEDVKKPKGWIRWSGLVSFLVLVGIGFAITYLALTMILKSQIEKYASQAWGAQISIHRLDFNFIPLGVSFSGIEVTDPKKPMQNLVSIGHLGASLNLYQLVVGRTVIEDMSLQHLAFNQPRTTSGALVVKKTSKVKETSEAEKSKKDSGFAVPSMIVPKPEEILSRQTFKTSEQADKINQSLNQLNSKWTDLQKQMPNSKVIADYQKRFEALTKGSIKSLADLKAKQAEFEKLQKEVSQKADVIKQGKNLFDKDLPQLQKDVNALQKMPAQDFANLQSTYSLDQNGLKNFTYLVYGDKVRNYTQKGLAIYEKVKPFIEKFAAERAVAEKQAKEKAKRQVGQNIAFLEHDPEPDFIIKRLKLSSELDWGQIQATAKDINFDQSKSRMATLFTVSAQPKTQTTALSIKGQSNWIQPGKGFTEAKISWPNYELKDWAMLKDDSLPLTMKSSKVAVNGKLKITEAQMLQGVVDLDYQKVNFDMGATKSKEVKQYLAPVFDDIHQFTVTSELSGKLFAPSIGARSDLDRKVSSSMNKVLNKQITDAKAQLKKQFDAQMAAQLKPINQKLASLLGDQVQLNGNAKSVDQMLSVSPQQYVDQQKAKYEQQVKAQVEAEKKRMEAEAKKKAEEAVKKEQNKLKNQLLKQFKF, encoded by the coding sequence ATGACACAACAAAACAATCAAACAGAAAATACACCTAAGCCAGAAGACGTTAAAAAGCCTAAGGGTTGGATTCGTTGGTCGGGGTTGGTTAGCTTTTTGGTTTTGGTGGGTATTGGCTTTGCCATCACCTACTTGGCGCTGACAATGATTTTAAAATCGCAGATTGAAAAGTATGCTTCTCAAGCATGGGGTGCGCAAATCAGCATCCATCGTTTGGATTTTAACTTTATACCATTGGGCGTTAGCTTCAGTGGTATAGAGGTAACGGATCCGAAAAAACCGATGCAGAACTTGGTTAGCATTGGCCATTTGGGTGCCAGTTTGAATCTGTATCAATTGGTTGTGGGTCGTACTGTAATTGAAGATATGAGTTTGCAGCATCTTGCATTCAATCAACCAAGAACAACCTCTGGTGCGCTCGTTGTGAAAAAAACGAGCAAGGTAAAAGAAACCAGCGAGGCTGAAAAGTCGAAAAAGGATAGTGGGTTTGCAGTGCCAAGTATGATTGTGCCTAAGCCAGAAGAGATTTTGAGCCGCCAAACCTTTAAGACCAGCGAGCAAGCTGACAAAATCAATCAATCGTTGAATCAACTTAATAGCAAGTGGACGGATTTGCAGAAACAAATGCCTAACAGCAAAGTGATTGCAGATTATCAAAAACGTTTTGAGGCCTTAACAAAAGGGTCAATCAAAAGTTTGGCTGACTTAAAAGCAAAACAAGCGGAATTCGAGAAATTACAAAAAGAGGTTTCGCAAAAAGCGGATGTGATTAAGCAGGGTAAGAACTTGTTTGATAAAGATTTGCCGCAGTTGCAAAAAGACGTCAATGCGCTACAAAAAATGCCAGCGCAGGACTTTGCCAACCTGCAATCAACCTATAGTTTGGATCAAAACGGGCTGAAAAACTTTACCTATCTGGTTTATGGCGACAAGGTGCGCAACTATACACAGAAAGGCTTGGCCATCTACGAGAAGGTAAAACCATTTATTGAAAAATTTGCGGCTGAGCGTGCTGTAGCCGAGAAACAAGCTAAAGAAAAAGCCAAACGTCAGGTGGGACAAAATATTGCTTTCTTGGAACATGACCCTGAACCTGACTTTATTATTAAACGTTTGAAACTCTCTTCCGAATTGGATTGGGGGCAAATTCAAGCGACGGCTAAAGACATCAACTTTGATCAGTCTAAAAGTAGGATGGCAACGTTGTTTACCGTTTCGGCACAGCCAAAAACTCAGACAACAGCTTTATCTATTAAGGGGCAAAGTAACTGGATTCAACCAGGTAAGGGTTTTACCGAAGCGAAAATTTCTTGGCCAAACTATGAGTTGAAAGACTGGGCTATGCTGAAAGATGACAGTTTGCCTTTGACAATGAAGTCGTCAAAGGTTGCGGTCAACGGAAAGCTAAAAATAACCGAAGCGCAAATGTTGCAGGGTGTCGTGGATTTAGATTATCAAAAAGTTAATTTTGATATGGGGGCGACCAAGTCAAAAGAAGTGAAGCAATATCTTGCGCCTGTGTTTGACGACATTCACCAGTTTACGGTGACTTCGGAATTGTCTGGCAAGCTGTTTGCGCCTAGTATTGGGGCGCGTTCAGATTTGGACAGAAAAGTTTCGAGTTCCATGAACAAGGTATTAAACAAACAGATTACTGATGCGAAAGCGCAACTGAAAAAACAGTTTGATGCGCAGATGGCGGCACAGTTGAAACCGATCAATCAAAAGTTGGCGTCTTTGTTAGGCGATCAAGTGCAATTGAATGGCAATGCGAAAAGTGTGGATCAAATGTTGTCGGTGTCGCCGCAACAGTATGTTGATCAACAAAAGGCGAAATACGAGCAGCAAGTTAAAGCGCAAGTTGAAGCTGAAAAGAAACGTATGGAAGCCGAAGCGAAGAAAAAAGCCGAAGAAGCGGTGAAAAAAGAACAGAACAAGTTGAAGAACCAATTGTTAAAACAATTTAAGTTTTAA
- a CDS encoding DUF2062 domain-containing protein, protein MTLLVKLFKALNANQYPGQIALSFVLGMIMGLTPLFFAHNLLTLALVFFLRVNVSAVLVSLAFFSGVAYLLDPVFNQVGLMVLQMPSLEPMFTDMYNNAFWRAIHFNNTVVLGSVLVSYVLAIPAFFIFLVLIRTYRHAFLKWVSKFKIVQLLKGSSKVKTVVGLME, encoded by the coding sequence ATGACTCTATTGGTGAAACTCTTTAAGGCATTGAATGCAAACCAGTACCCTGGTCAGATAGCATTGTCTTTTGTATTGGGGATGATTATGGGCTTAACGCCGCTCTTTTTCGCTCATAATCTGCTGACACTGGCGCTGGTGTTTTTCTTAAGGGTTAATGTTTCGGCAGTGCTGGTTTCGCTGGCATTTTTCTCCGGAGTTGCGTATTTGTTGGACCCCGTATTCAACCAAGTGGGGTTGATGGTGTTGCAGATGCCTTCATTAGAACCAATGTTTACCGATATGTATAACAATGCCTTCTGGCGCGCGATTCACTTTAATAATACGGTTGTGTTAGGCAGCGTGTTGGTGAGTTATGTGTTGGCAATTCCTGCTTTCTTTATTTTCCTTGTATTGATAAGAACCTATCGCCATGCATTTTTGAAATGGGTGTCTAAGTTTAAAATCGTTCAGTTATTGAAAGGCAGCAGTAAGGTTAAAACAGTTGTGGGGTTGATGGAATGA
- a CDS encoding primosomal protein N': protein MFIQVAVPGPFLTPLDYQYVYDDKQILPVVGGRVWVPFRNRKLIGIVMSIKETTELDAKKIRAVTEIVDGEPIFSERDLQFLQWAAHYYHEPIGNVMQTALPKRLKEGESVVLDGVTAWQLNDSGRAEATDKIRSNAIQQLNLLEFLKSHPYPVTESTIATCLSGWRVPMKRFHEMGWVDKTEKNCLHAWQRNEEVNHALNEQQQAAVDMVLQNEGFNAFLLEGVTGSGKTETYLGMIEEVIAQGKQVLVLVPEIGLTPQTVDRFERFLNQPVAVMHSDLTDKERHCAWYMVQSNQVKVLLGTRSALFTPFANLGLCILDEEHDLSFKQQDNFRYSARDALVRRAQLEKVPVVLGSATPSLETLHNALSQRYGYLKLTERAGGASMPDMRLLDVRGDRSVQQHEGVSLVLREMITNHLEQQGQVLLFLNRRGFAPVLMCHSCGWQAACPSCDANMTYHHQFRELRCHHCGYQQKAPPACPNCGEQDFVDVGQGTEKLETIIQSWFPKHKTLRIDRDTTRNKGQMEKVTQIAREGHADILIGTQMLAKGHHFPKVTLVALLDIDQGLFSCDFRAAERMAQLVVQVAGRAGRAEKQGEVVIQTHHPDHPLLRTLVEQGYDAFASEALAERKVADLPPYTYQIMLRAESIDPQSAWQFLLDIESALQLKAVDQAKSARQGDAPLDAFGPVAAPMLRRQGRFRYQLLLQCSHRGLLHHWLGSLESNIYAHPLVNKVRWSIDVDPQEMA, encoded by the coding sequence ATGTTTATTCAAGTCGCCGTGCCGGGGCCGTTTTTAACGCCGCTGGATTACCAATATGTTTATGATGATAAGCAGATTCTGCCTGTAGTGGGCGGACGTGTCTGGGTGCCGTTTCGTAATCGAAAACTGATTGGTATTGTCATGTCGATAAAAGAAACGACGGAGCTGGACGCGAAAAAGATTCGTGCGGTGACGGAGATAGTGGATGGCGAACCGATTTTTTCAGAGCGGGATTTGCAGTTTTTGCAATGGGCGGCGCACTACTATCACGAGCCAATCGGTAATGTAATGCAAACGGCCTTGCCGAAGCGTTTGAAAGAAGGTGAATCGGTTGTATTAGATGGTGTCACTGCTTGGCAATTGAATGACTCGGGTCGTGCCGAAGCGACAGATAAAATTCGTTCGAATGCGATTCAGCAACTGAACTTATTGGAATTTCTTAAATCTCACCCTTACCCTGTAACCGAATCAACCATAGCGACTTGTTTGAGTGGTTGGCGTGTGCCGATGAAGCGCTTTCACGAAATGGGCTGGGTGGATAAAACCGAAAAAAATTGTCTTCATGCCTGGCAGCGAAATGAAGAAGTGAATCATGCGTTAAATGAGCAGCAGCAAGCGGCTGTGGATATGGTGTTGCAAAACGAGGGGTTCAATGCCTTTTTATTGGAGGGGGTGACGGGCAGCGGTAAGACCGAAACCTATCTCGGTATGATTGAAGAGGTGATTGCACAAGGCAAACAGGTGTTGGTGTTGGTGCCGGAGATTGGTTTGACGCCACAAACGGTTGATCGGTTTGAGCGATTTTTGAATCAACCTGTGGCGGTAATGCACTCAGATTTAACTGATAAAGAACGCCATTGCGCTTGGTATATGGTGCAATCAAATCAGGTGAAAGTTTTGTTGGGGACACGCTCGGCATTGTTTACGCCCTTTGCCAACTTGGGCTTGTGTATTCTCGATGAAGAACATGATTTGTCTTTTAAGCAGCAAGATAACTTTCGCTACTCGGCGCGAGATGCGTTGGTGCGCCGTGCACAGTTAGAAAAAGTGCCGGTGGTTCTTGGCTCGGCAACGCCATCTTTGGAAACCCTGCATAATGCGTTGTCACAACGCTATGGTTATTTGAAACTGACAGAACGTGCCGGTGGTGCATCTATGCCGGATATGCGTTTGCTGGATGTGCGGGGTGATCGTTCTGTTCAGCAGCATGAAGGCGTGTCTTTGGTTTTGCGTGAGATGATTACGAACCATCTTGAGCAGCAAGGACAGGTATTGTTGTTCTTGAACCGCCGCGGTTTTGCGCCGGTGTTGATGTGTCATAGTTGTGGTTGGCAGGCAGCTTGCCCGAGCTGTGATGCGAATATGACTTATCACCATCAATTCCGTGAGTTGCGTTGTCATCATTGCGGTTATCAGCAAAAAGCGCCACCGGCGTGTCCGAACTGTGGTGAACAGGATTTTGTGGATGTGGGTCAAGGTACGGAGAAGCTGGAAACTATTATTCAAAGCTGGTTTCCCAAACATAAGACTTTACGCATCGACCGAGACACTACCCGCAATAAAGGGCAGATGGAGAAGGTCACGCAGATTGCCCGAGAGGGTCACGCGGATATTTTGATTGGCACGCAAATGTTGGCGAAAGGGCATCATTTTCCGAAGGTGACATTAGTGGCTTTGCTGGATATAGATCAAGGGTTGTTTAGTTGTGATTTCCGTGCCGCAGAGCGGATGGCGCAATTGGTGGTGCAGGTTGCCGGGCGTGCCGGTCGCGCGGAAAAACAAGGTGAAGTGGTGATACAAACGCATCATCCAGATCATCCATTGTTAAGAACATTGGTTGAGCAAGGCTATGATGCGTTTGCATCGGAAGCATTGGCGGAGCGAAAAGTAGCCGATTTACCGCCTTATACTTATCAAATTATGCTGCGTGCCGAGTCAATAGACCCTCAGTCCGCTTGGCAGTTTTTATTAGACATAGAATCCGCATTGCAATTAAAAGCGGTAGATCAAGCAAAATCTGCCAGGCAGGGGGATGCGCCATTAGATGCGTTTGGCCCTGTTGCAGCGCCGATGTTAAGACGACAAGGGCGATTTCGTTATCAGTTGTTATTACAGTGTTCGCATCGCGGGTTATTGCATCATTGGCTTGGCAGTTTGGAGTCGAATATTTATGCGCATCCGTTGGTGAATAAAGTGCGTTGGTCAATAGATGTTGACCCGCAAGAAATGGCTTAA
- a CDS encoding 5-oxoprolinase subunit PxpA, with protein MILINCDMGENLTPNPDALVMPHIHLANIACGGHAGDATSIMETLALAKQHSVKIGAHPSYPDKDNFGRQSQSLSEAALHQTLTEQVSALENLASSLGLQLHHIKPHGALYLDMMRSEQIFLQLLSFCQAFNQGKAQPIKLMIQGGLKDKDYQTLADTYSIELLFEAFADRAYLPNGQLAPRSQPNSLYQHTDNIIEQSWQFHKTHQQASTPNTLCFHSDNPVSVDALIAFAKELKESS; from the coding sequence ATGATTCTGATTAATTGCGACATGGGTGAAAACCTCACACCCAACCCAGACGCTTTAGTAATGCCGCACATTCATCTGGCAAACATCGCCTGTGGCGGTCATGCCGGAGATGCAACCAGCATAATGGAAACGCTCGCGCTGGCAAAACAACATAGCGTAAAAATCGGCGCGCATCCAAGCTATCCAGACAAAGACAACTTTGGTCGCCAATCGCAATCACTTTCAGAAGCAGCATTACATCAAACACTCACCGAACAAGTCTCTGCGTTGGAAAATCTTGCCAGTAGTTTAGGTTTGCAACTCCACCACATCAAACCGCATGGCGCGCTTTATCTCGATATGATGCGTTCCGAACAAATCTTTCTACAACTGCTGTCTTTTTGCCAAGCTTTCAATCAAGGCAAAGCGCAACCAATCAAGCTTATGATACAAGGCGGCCTAAAAGATAAAGATTACCAAACCCTTGCAGATACCTATAGCATCGAGCTTTTGTTTGAAGCCTTTGCCGACCGAGCTTATTTGCCAAACGGTCAGCTTGCCCCACGCAGTCAACCAAATAGCCTATACCAACACACCGACAATATCATTGAACAAAGCTGGCAATTTCACAAAACTCATCAGCAAGCATCTACCCCGAACACCCTGTGCTTTCACTCAGACAATCCTGTTTCGGTTGATGCCTTGATTGCCTTTGCAAAAGAACTCAAAGAATCCTCATGA
- a CDS encoding 5-oxoprolinase subunit B family protein, giving the protein MTFHYQIQPAAENALLLTFTSTSKADAGLMDFLPVLQKFIPQVESTFAENLRELVPSYHSLLLVFKNPNLASATQQLNDLLIELQQNPTDPSLADFQGQTHTIPVCYDQSFGLDLLTLAEQKSLSIDEIIQLHSQQTYQVCAIGFAPAFAYLGEVDERLASPRHASPRLKIPAGSVGIADRQTAIYPKASPAGWQILGQTPWDLSLTNPDNLTRFRVGDQVKFEPISLEAFLAIQNGETL; this is encoded by the coding sequence ATGACGTTTCATTACCAAATCCAACCCGCTGCGGAAAACGCTTTATTACTGACGTTTACCTCCACCAGCAAAGCTGATGCAGGGTTAATGGATTTTTTGCCCGTATTACAAAAGTTCATTCCTCAGGTTGAAAGTACTTTTGCCGAAAACTTACGCGAGTTGGTGCCGTCTTATCACAGCTTATTATTGGTGTTCAAAAACCCGAATCTTGCCTCAGCAACCCAGCAATTAAATGATTTATTGATCGAGTTGCAGCAAAACCCTACCGACCCCAGCCTGGCAGATTTTCAAGGTCAAACGCATACTATTCCAGTGTGTTACGATCAAAGCTTCGGGCTCGATTTACTCACGCTTGCCGAGCAAAAATCACTGTCGATTGATGAAATCATCCAACTGCACAGCCAACAAACCTATCAAGTTTGCGCCATTGGTTTCGCCCCCGCTTTTGCTTATTTAGGCGAAGTAGACGAACGCCTTGCCTCACCCAGACACGCCTCGCCACGCTTAAAGATTCCCGCGGGCAGTGTCGGCATTGCAGACCGACAAACCGCCATCTACCCCAAAGCTTCTCCCGCTGGTTGGCAAATACTTGGGCAAACGCCGTGGGATTTATCGCTCACCAACCCCGATAACCTCACCCGCTTTCGTGTGGGCGACCAAGTGAAGTTTGAGCCGATTAGCCTTGAAGCGTTTCTCGCCATTCAAAACGGAGAAACATTATGA